A genomic region of uncultured Paludibaculum sp. contains the following coding sequences:
- a CDS encoding carboxypeptidase regulatory-like domain-containing protein, which yields MRFQVKKQWLCLASLFLTAWGCLFGQSNTGQITGQVFDGQRALVSGATVEIANSATSYTVKVTTNESGLFVAPSLQPGKYKVTVSAAGFQQAVLPEVEVLTARVSSVDVALNLGSVKEAVTVEAKAPLLSTDTAMVASTVESKLVQDMPQAERSTLGVILLVPGVTSEPGGVGSETASAYTGYVQPNAGTAIGGGQPGTASVLVDGSDIAATTLPRPAMTFSRDTIQEVTVVSNGVPAQYGRTGGGVINQTTRSGSNELHGNAGWGHNDPFFNARQFASPQRGMKHQNFFNGVISGPVILPKIYNGRDKTFFLFNYEPARQSDLAWSLYRLPSPYELQGDFRYSWNLLDQNLVRTQGMDAAKAKGTINNLYYQSPVNTDGFPIGDPYTTSAEYVRIPSNNLAAQLAKNPVAKKLLSAFPTPDNPGAYTMFLRPDGLYNVSGQNAYSARGVKNIDDRYNMKFDHQLSANDRLSVRYSYSPNQGIRFNYWGPDSPYNGIPQDNIVSRNVAVSETHLFGSNLVSETRLTYSRMNLYRGPAPSGISKDWAPDYGLPASTAGVGIPRFNFGISDVGVGTSDGRSVDANYGFGEDFSMLRGRHSLRFGVDIRSFQQNKYPEANLYGGQVNFDASNTGNGVATGEGIATLILGNVTGFQVKTVRIPYYYRWRYYAGYFQDDFKVTPRLTLNLGLRYQVETPRSEKYDRQGSFLPGLAGQVNGIPVTGGFAWSGTNGLGRTLWPTNYAGFEPRVGLAWNPFSRFSVRASYALLHAPLTNLGIPTASVLPELGATNSTIGGTNGGTNPGLVNLITNPIGAIPASAVLTRDPVFAGSSISLLNVDQSSAVPYTQQWSFSMQYEIARNAVLETGYNGTRGLHLFLPSHNINAPSRDTVLPYIQQHANLNQTVNNPLGITDSSGRVLTTSTFGTLRPFQQFYNQGIPQYFDRSGFSMYHAWYAAIRQRFGKGLTFLASYTVAKSIDNATSAAVSSTWWGGAPAQDYSDLRPEKAISINDIPQRIVVGYTYELPVGAGAGKFYNPRNPVLKGILADWRTSGMFSSQAGQPFRVTLGGTGYYMSTGGGDAIDGGAVSLRPQVMPCSNLINPDWRKDPINGEYVNPACFGVPGSLDNPQLGNAGRVLPWIRSPWMNQFDAAMFKTVKIRERFEIELRGDFMGALNHPVFAFNPNYGRQFVTGSYNRSTPATPFSINSTFGKIGQNGILGNRTIRTNIMFRF from the coding sequence ATGAGGTTCCAAGTGAAAAAGCAATGGCTATGTCTCGCCTCGCTATTCCTGACTGCTTGGGGTTGTTTGTTCGGACAATCCAACACGGGTCAGATAACGGGTCAGGTCTTTGATGGGCAGCGCGCGCTGGTCAGCGGTGCCACGGTGGAAATCGCCAATTCAGCCACCAGCTATACGGTTAAGGTGACGACAAACGAGAGCGGATTGTTCGTCGCCCCTTCGCTGCAACCGGGCAAGTACAAGGTGACCGTATCCGCGGCCGGATTCCAGCAGGCTGTGTTGCCGGAAGTGGAGGTGCTGACGGCCCGTGTCAGTTCCGTGGATGTCGCCCTGAATCTGGGTTCGGTGAAGGAGGCGGTGACCGTGGAAGCCAAGGCGCCGCTGTTGTCGACGGACACGGCCATGGTGGCCTCGACGGTGGAGAGCAAGTTGGTGCAGGACATGCCGCAGGCCGAGCGCAGCACGCTGGGTGTCATCCTGCTGGTGCCTGGTGTTACGTCCGAACCCGGCGGAGTTGGATCAGAGACGGCCAGCGCCTACACGGGCTATGTCCAGCCGAACGCCGGGACGGCGATTGGCGGCGGCCAGCCGGGGACTGCTTCAGTCCTGGTGGACGGCTCCGACATTGCGGCCACCACGCTGCCGCGTCCGGCCATGACCTTCTCGCGCGACACCATTCAGGAAGTCACGGTGGTGAGTAACGGCGTACCGGCGCAGTACGGGCGTACCGGCGGCGGCGTCATCAACCAGACGACACGGTCAGGATCGAATGAGCTGCACGGCAACGCGGGTTGGGGCCACAACGATCCGTTCTTCAATGCCCGGCAGTTTGCTTCGCCGCAGCGCGGCATGAAGCACCAGAACTTCTTCAATGGAGTCATCAGCGGTCCGGTGATCCTGCCGAAGATCTACAACGGCCGGGACAAAACATTCTTCCTGTTCAACTATGAGCCGGCGCGCCAGAGCGACCTGGCCTGGAGTCTCTATCGCCTGCCGAGCCCCTACGAACTGCAGGGCGATTTCCGCTACTCCTGGAACCTGCTGGACCAGAACCTGGTCAGGACGCAGGGTATGGATGCGGCCAAGGCCAAGGGCACCATCAATAATCTGTACTACCAGAGTCCGGTGAATACAGACGGGTTCCCCATTGGGGATCCCTACACCACCAGCGCCGAGTATGTGCGGATCCCCAGCAACAATCTGGCGGCTCAGCTGGCCAAGAATCCGGTGGCGAAGAAGCTGCTATCGGCCTTCCCCACGCCAGACAATCCGGGCGCTTACACCATGTTTCTGCGGCCGGACGGGCTGTATAACGTCAGCGGCCAGAACGCCTACAGCGCGCGCGGTGTGAAGAACATCGACGACCGCTACAACATGAAGTTCGACCATCAGTTGAGCGCCAACGACCGGTTGAGCGTGCGGTACTCCTACTCACCGAACCAGGGCATCCGGTTCAACTACTGGGGTCCGGATTCACCGTACAACGGCATTCCGCAGGACAACATCGTGTCGCGGAATGTGGCGGTGAGCGAGACGCACCTCTTCGGCTCGAATCTCGTGAGCGAAACACGCCTCACCTACAGCCGGATGAACCTGTACCGCGGCCCGGCGCCGTCGGGGATCTCGAAGGACTGGGCGCCGGACTACGGTTTGCCCGCCTCGACCGCGGGAGTCGGCATTCCCCGGTTCAACTTCGGGATCTCGGATGTTGGCGTTGGGACCTCGGACGGCCGCAGCGTGGACGCCAACTACGGATTTGGCGAGGACTTCTCCATGCTGCGAGGCCGCCATTCGCTGCGGTTTGGCGTGGACATCCGGTCGTTCCAGCAGAACAAGTATCCGGAAGCAAATCTGTACGGCGGTCAGGTGAACTTCGATGCCAGCAACACGGGCAACGGTGTCGCCACGGGTGAGGGCATCGCCACGCTGATTCTGGGCAACGTCACAGGCTTCCAGGTGAAGACGGTCCGCATTCCCTACTATTACCGTTGGCGCTACTACGCCGGCTATTTCCAGGACGATTTCAAGGTTACGCCACGGCTGACGTTGAACCTCGGCCTGCGCTACCAGGTGGAGACACCGAGGTCAGAGAAGTACGACCGCCAGGGTTCGTTCCTGCCCGGGCTCGCCGGCCAGGTGAACGGCATCCCGGTGACGGGCGGGTTTGCGTGGTCCGGCACCAACGGCCTGGGCCGCACGCTCTGGCCCACCAACTACGCCGGCTTTGAGCCGCGCGTGGGGCTGGCATGGAATCCCTTCTCCCGGTTCAGCGTCCGCGCGTCCTACGCGCTGTTGCATGCGCCGCTCACCAACCTGGGTATTCCCACAGCCTCTGTGCTGCCTGAACTGGGCGCCACCAATTCCACGATCGGTGGCACCAACGGCGGTACAAATCCGGGTCTGGTGAACCTGATCACGAATCCCATCGGCGCGATTCCCGCGTCGGCCGTGCTGACCCGCGACCCGGTATTTGCCGGTTCCAGCATCAGCCTGTTAAATGTGGATCAGAGCAGCGCGGTGCCGTACACGCAGCAGTGGTCGTTCAGCATGCAGTATGAGATCGCCCGCAACGCCGTCCTGGAGACTGGTTACAACGGCACGCGCGGACTGCACCTGTTCCTGCCCTCGCACAATATCAATGCCCCATCGCGCGACACGGTGCTGCCCTACATCCAGCAGCACGCCAACCTCAACCAGACGGTGAACAACCCGTTGGGCATCACGGACTCTTCCGGGCGTGTGCTCACCACCAGCACGTTCGGCACGCTGCGGCCCTTCCAACAGTTCTACAACCAGGGCATCCCGCAGTACTTCGACCGCAGCGGATTCTCCATGTACCATGCGTGGTATGCGGCGATCCGGCAGCGGTTCGGCAAGGGGTTGACGTTCCTGGCCTCCTACACGGTGGCCAAGTCGATCGACAACGCGACCAGCGCGGCGGTGAGCTCCACCTGGTGGGGCGGTGCGCCGGCCCAGGACTACTCCGACCTGCGTCCGGAGAAGGCCATCTCCATCAACGACATCCCACAGCGCATTGTTGTGGGCTACACGTATGAGCTGCCCGTTGGCGCCGGCGCCGGCAAGTTCTACAATCCGCGCAACCCCGTGCTGAAGGGCATTCTGGCGGATTGGCGGACATCGGGGATGTTCTCCAGCCAGGCCGGCCAGCCCTTCCGCGTGACGCTGGGCGGTACGGGCTACTACATGTCCACCGGCGGCGGCGACGCCATCGACGGTGGGGCCGTGTCGCTGCGGCCGCAGGTGATGCCTTGCTCCAATCTGATCAATCCGGATTGGCGGAAGGACCCCATCAACGGCGAGTATGTGAATCCCGCCTGCTTCGGTGTGCCTGGTTCGCTGGATAACCCGCAACTGGGGAATGCGGGGCGCGTGCTGCCCTGGATCCGCAGTCCGTGGATGAACCAGTTCGACGCGGCGATGTTCAAGACTGTGAAGATCCGCGAACGGTTCGAGATCGAACTGCGCGGGGATTTCA
- a CDS encoding winged helix-turn-helix domain-containing protein yields MESSQSKSSAPSRDIAQYRFGAYELDVTHRQLSRDGAPVPLASKVLDTLIELVRHRDAVMTREELLAAIWPDVNVEDSNLTQNIFVLRKALEQPGGERLIVTVPGKGYRFVSEVTEIHAHSAAEPAPSPQPAGTPASPTRRSWVLLAAAVLIVLGAAIGYLALRRDSLATPAPAARFLTSLPGNENQPALSPDGTLVAFSWNGEDQDNYDIYIKGLAAETPVRLTSQASEETSPVWSADGRRLAFVRLSPAGGAIYTIDAHGGDEKLIAPIFSQRFGFRVRHLDWSPDGASFAVDDKSNEEDTVSIFLVSAAGGARQRLTSPPARSTSDLAPRFSPDGKQVAFIRSIAPHLRAIYLVPTAGGGPRRITADLHWIGDLDWSPDGRELIYSTDRSGTPALWRTQAVPGSTPQPLRPSGENAQFVSLSRRKGNLAYTQAVTDINIWRLRLPVNGEPAGEWTRLLNSTREDSVAHYSPDGKHIGFRSDRSGVPALWLSDAQGHQPLQLLKTGALAGTVAWSPDSRTIAYDVLIDDTLQLLTVPASGGKPTQITFDRSSHVLPQWSPDGRNLYYSSNQSGTWQVWRIPASGGSSTPVTRQGGCCARFSPDGKTIYYAKGYSAGGIWKTPAEGGVEEVVIPEVQAEYWGFWAVVEKGIYFLGGGTPGVPPPPPINFYDFNTRRTTTIAHHEKPGFLMGAYSYSISPDRRYLLTSQLDTSGSDIMLIDAVR; encoded by the coding sequence GTGGAGTCGAGCCAATCCAAATCGTCGGCGCCCTCGCGCGACATCGCCCAGTACCGCTTTGGCGCGTATGAGCTCGACGTTACTCATCGCCAGCTCTCACGGGACGGTGCACCGGTCCCGTTGGCCTCGAAGGTGCTGGACACCCTCATCGAACTGGTCCGGCATCGCGACGCCGTGATGACTCGTGAGGAGTTACTTGCTGCGATCTGGCCCGACGTTAACGTTGAAGATTCCAACCTCACCCAGAACATCTTTGTCCTCCGCAAGGCGCTTGAGCAGCCCGGAGGCGAACGGCTGATCGTCACAGTGCCCGGCAAAGGCTACCGGTTTGTCAGCGAAGTGACGGAGATACACGCTCACTCTGCGGCGGAGCCCGCCCCCTCGCCGCAACCAGCCGGGACTCCGGCCTCGCCCACACGCAGATCCTGGGTCCTCCTGGCCGCTGCTGTCCTGATAGTCCTCGGAGCAGCCATCGGCTATCTGGCACTGCGGCGGGATTCGCTGGCCACTCCTGCACCGGCCGCCCGGTTCCTGACCAGCTTGCCGGGCAACGAGAATCAACCAGCTCTCTCGCCCGACGGCACGCTGGTCGCCTTCTCCTGGAACGGGGAGGATCAGGACAACTACGACATATATATAAAAGGTCTGGCGGCGGAAACGCCCGTCCGGCTTACCTCGCAGGCGAGTGAAGAGACCAGCCCCGTCTGGTCGGCCGATGGACGTCGCCTGGCGTTCGTCCGGCTCTCTCCGGCGGGCGGCGCAATCTATACCATCGACGCTCATGGCGGCGACGAGAAGCTGATCGCGCCCATCTTCAGCCAGCGTTTCGGGTTCCGCGTCCGCCACCTGGACTGGTCGCCGGACGGCGCATCCTTCGCCGTCGATGACAAGAGCAATGAGGAAGATACGGTGAGCATCTTCCTCGTCTCCGCCGCGGGCGGTGCCCGGCAGCGCCTCACCTCACCCCCCGCCCGCTCCACCAGCGACCTGGCGCCCCGCTTCTCACCGGATGGCAAGCAAGTCGCCTTCATCCGGTCCATCGCCCCGCACCTTCGTGCCATCTATCTGGTCCCCACGGCGGGCGGGGGACCTCGTCGCATCACGGCGGATCTTCACTGGATCGGTGATCTGGATTGGTCGCCCGATGGCCGTGAACTCATCTACTCCACAGACCGCTCCGGCACCCCGGCTCTGTGGCGCACGCAAGCCGTGCCCGGATCCACGCCGCAGCCTCTGCGCCCGTCCGGGGAGAATGCCCAGTTCGTCTCCCTGTCACGTCGGAAGGGCAACCTGGCGTATACGCAGGCTGTAACCGATATCAACATCTGGCGCCTGCGCCTGCCCGTCAATGGAGAACCCGCCGGCGAGTGGACCCGGCTGCTCAATTCCACCCGCGAAGACAGCGTCGCCCACTATTCACCGGACGGAAAGCACATCGGCTTCCGCTCAGACCGCTCTGGCGTCCCCGCCCTCTGGCTCTCCGACGCACAGGGCCATCAACCGCTCCAGCTATTGAAAACAGGAGCCTTGGCCGGCACTGTCGCCTGGTCGCCGGACAGCCGCACCATCGCCTACGACGTTCTGATCGACGACACCCTGCAACTGCTCACCGTGCCGGCGTCCGGCGGCAAGCCCACCCAAATCACTTTCGACCGCTCCTCGCACGTCCTGCCTCAATGGTCGCCCGACGGCCGCAACCTGTACTACTCGTCAAATCAGAGTGGCACTTGGCAGGTGTGGCGCATCCCGGCCTCAGGTGGCTCATCCACGCCGGTCACCCGGCAAGGCGGCTGCTGCGCGCGCTTCTCTCCCGATGGCAAGACGATCTACTACGCCAAGGGCTACTCGGCCGGAGGAATCTGGAAAACCCCGGCCGAGGGAGGCGTCGAAGAGGTAGTGATCCCGGAAGTGCAGGCCGAATATTGGGGCTTCTGGGCCGTGGTCGAGAAGGGGATCTACTTCCTGGGCGGAGGCACGCCCGGAGTCCCCCCGCCGCCACCCATCAACTTCTACGACTTCAACACGCGCCGCACCACCACCATCGCGCATCACGAGAAACCCGGCTTCCTAATGGGCGCCTATTCCTATTCCATCTCGCCGGACCGTCGCTATCTACTTACTTCTCAGCTGGATACATCCGGCAGCGACATCATGCTCATAGACGCCGTCAGGTAG
- a CDS encoding MFS transporter, whose protein sequence is MTSNAKRTPSHWPMLLLLAVSVLINYMDRGNLGIAAPQLTKELGLHDTQMGFLLAAFFWTYALFQIVAGWLVDRYDVARVYALGFLIWSAATLAMGMVTGFAALVAFRLLLGIGESVAYPAYSKILSKGFKEEERGLANGIIDAATKFGPAVGVLLGGWMIGAYGWRWFFILTGGLSLAWLVPWIYYSPRDTTAGQQKQEGPGWLELLVDRSAWATFIGLFCFNYNWYLLLTWLPSFLIRERHFTMGMMSIYNAFPLCVTAVCTITAGWISDRMIARGAEVVPLRRNFMIAGLLLTAIMLPFATVPSHILSMTFLVLAFCGLGLYTSNCWALSQNLAGAGASGKWTGLQNAVGNLGGVVAPVVTGYLVERTGTFLAAFLTSSGVLLAGVVIYMFMLQVPRKAD, encoded by the coding sequence GTGACTTCCAACGCCAAGCGCACCCCATCCCACTGGCCCATGCTCCTGTTGCTGGCCGTGTCCGTGTTGATCAACTACATGGACCGGGGCAATCTGGGCATCGCCGCTCCGCAGTTGACCAAGGAGCTCGGGCTGCACGACACGCAGATGGGGTTCCTGCTGGCCGCGTTCTTCTGGACCTACGCGCTGTTCCAGATTGTGGCCGGATGGTTGGTGGATCGATATGACGTGGCGCGGGTGTATGCCCTGGGGTTCCTCATCTGGTCGGCGGCCACGCTGGCGATGGGCATGGTGACAGGCTTTGCCGCGCTGGTGGCTTTCCGGCTGTTGCTTGGCATTGGCGAGTCGGTGGCCTATCCGGCGTACTCGAAGATCCTGTCGAAGGGCTTCAAGGAGGAAGAACGCGGGCTGGCCAATGGGATCATCGATGCGGCCACCAAGTTCGGTCCAGCGGTAGGTGTGTTATTGGGCGGGTGGATGATCGGCGCATACGGTTGGCGCTGGTTCTTCATCCTGACTGGCGGATTGAGTCTCGCCTGGCTGGTGCCGTGGATCTACTATTCGCCGCGCGACACCACTGCGGGTCAGCAGAAGCAGGAAGGACCAGGCTGGTTGGAACTGCTGGTGGACCGCTCCGCCTGGGCGACCTTCATCGGGCTCTTCTGCTTCAACTACAACTGGTATCTGCTGCTGACGTGGCTGCCGTCGTTCCTCATCCGCGAGCGCCACTTCACCATGGGCATGATGTCCATCTACAACGCCTTCCCTCTTTGTGTGACGGCGGTGTGCACCATTACGGCGGGCTGGATCTCCGACCGCATGATCGCCAGGGGCGCCGAAGTCGTGCCGCTGCGGCGCAACTTCATGATCGCCGGCCTTCTGCTGACGGCCATCATGCTGCCGTTTGCGACCGTGCCATCGCACATCCTGTCGATGACGTTCCTGGTTCTCGCCTTCTGCGGCCTGGGCTTGTACACGTCGAACTGCTGGGCTCTGTCGCAGAATCTGGCGGGCGCCGGCGCGTCGGGCAAATGGACGGGATTGCAGAACGCGGTTGGGAATTTGGGCGGCGTGGTGGCGCCGGTGGTCACCGGTTATCTCGTCGAACGCACGGGCACCTTTCTAGCCGCGTTTCTCACGTCGTCAGGCGTACTGCTGGCCGGCGTGGTCATCTACATGTTCATGCTGCAGGTGCCGCGCAAGGCGGACTAG
- a CDS encoding SH3 domain-containing protein, translating into MFSLLAFLLLASDPVVHAGGAVLRSACSTDADPVARLPEGAAVQVRFSISGDAGTCYKVTSGGQTGYVLASDLEGLESYRAGLRTASEIELPKMLRAETARLKEQAAERPDAGEVLALIEANQPRLALEKMENTLKREGRKDPLTLALAGLAAYRSDEPRIALDYWSESQALAPNPSVEALMEKARTELTADTSRNKLRGYRFVLRYNSDEISESTAAEVLAAANDEYTRLDAALGCELKEQIPLVLQNLQAYRATTGAEEWSGGQFDGRIRVVLFRQAFQREARQAVTHELVHACLAAHGRFPHWFHEGMAMRWSGENPGAADVAAVEGLRAPPVLGASSEQARVFYTWSWVAVDRLYRRLGDQAVRALLRNPNSVTASLGN; encoded by the coding sequence GTGTTCTCCCTTCTAGCCTTCCTGCTTCTGGCCAGTGATCCGGTGGTGCACGCCGGTGGGGCGGTGCTGCGCTCGGCCTGCTCGACCGATGCCGATCCCGTGGCACGGCTGCCCGAAGGCGCGGCCGTCCAGGTTCGGTTCTCCATCTCGGGCGACGCGGGCACCTGTTATAAGGTGACGTCCGGCGGGCAGACGGGCTACGTGCTGGCGAGCGATCTGGAAGGGTTGGAGTCCTACCGGGCCGGCCTGCGGACGGCTTCGGAGATCGAGTTGCCCAAGATGCTGCGGGCCGAGACCGCGCGGCTGAAGGAGCAGGCGGCCGAGCGGCCGGATGCCGGAGAGGTGCTGGCGCTCATCGAGGCGAACCAGCCCCGGCTGGCATTGGAAAAGATGGAGAACACGCTGAAGCGGGAGGGCCGCAAGGATCCTCTCACGCTGGCGCTGGCAGGCTTGGCGGCCTACCGCAGCGACGAGCCGCGGATCGCTCTCGACTACTGGTCGGAGTCGCAGGCGCTGGCTCCAAACCCTTCAGTCGAGGCGCTGATGGAGAAGGCCCGAACCGAGCTGACGGCCGACACCAGCCGCAACAAGCTGCGGGGCTACCGCTTTGTTCTGCGCTACAACAGCGATGAGATCTCCGAGAGCACGGCGGCCGAGGTGTTGGCGGCGGCGAACGACGAGTACACCCGGCTGGACGCCGCGCTGGGCTGCGAGCTGAAGGAACAGATCCCGCTGGTGCTGCAGAACCTACAGGCCTACCGGGCCACGACTGGCGCCGAGGAGTGGAGCGGCGGGCAGTTCGATGGGCGGATCCGCGTGGTGCTGTTCCGGCAAGCGTTTCAGCGCGAGGCCCGCCAGGCGGTCACGCACGAACTGGTCCATGCGTGTCTGGCGGCGCACGGACGGTTCCCTCACTGGTTCCACGAAGGGATGGCCATGCGTTGGTCGGGCGAAAATCCAGGCGCGGCGGATGTGGCCGCGGTGGAAGGATTGCGGGCGCCGCCGGTGCTGGGCGCGTCGTCCGAACAGGCGCGCGTCTTCTACACGTGGTCGTGGGTCGCGGTCGACCGGCTCTACCGCCGGCTGGGCGATCAGGCCGTGCGGGCGCTGCTGCGCAATCCGAATTCCGTCACGGCGTCGCTGGGCAACTGA
- a CDS encoding acylase: MQWRAALLGLCTALSAWAASPAKGTEILWDRFGVAHVYARNTADLFYCYGYAQAQSHGNLLLKLYGESRGRAAEYFGPAGLANDRWVWTNSVPQRSAQWLAQQTPQFRAYLEAFAKGINDYAARHPEALSAEAKRVLPVTALDPLEHVHRIVHFTYMGSPRLAQAITPQETAANFLDTPEAVGSNGWAIAPKHTAAGHALLLGNPHLPWGDWSTYYEIHLTAPGIDLYGASQVGFPVLRFMFSDYVGFNQTVNSIDAVDLYAIKAQGDGYLFDGQVKPFQKSTHALKVRQADGTFRTETLTITSTVHGPVIRQDPAGPVALRVAGLDRPFLLEQYWQMATAHNFAEYEKALKRLQVPTFNILYADRDGHIEYLFNGLLPKRSTGDLRYWAGVVPGDTSETLWTSYHSYEELPKVIDPPSGYVHNTNDPPWNAAWPDSLDPARYPAYTAPRNTSFRAERSLHMLSEEPRFTFEKFLEAKHSTHAELADRILPDLLAAVEQYGTERAKQAAAVLEKWDRATQPESRGAVLFHAWATRFMGPAMGSQAGFALPYDLKSPLITPSGLKDPKKAAAQLDEAAAETLKNFGALDVPWGQVMRIQWAGVDQPANGGFGNLGIFRVITFGPLHGKTRSQVHGETYVAAVEFTKPTAHAKVLMSYGNSSQPGSKHQTDQLPYLARQELRTAWRTRKEIEANLESRERF; encoded by the coding sequence ATGCAATGGCGCGCCGCTCTCCTCGGCCTGTGCACTGCTCTCTCCGCCTGGGCCGCCTCTCCGGCGAAGGGCACGGAAATCCTGTGGGACCGCTTCGGGGTTGCCCACGTGTACGCCAGGAACACGGCCGATCTCTTCTACTGCTACGGCTACGCCCAGGCCCAAAGCCATGGCAATCTGCTGCTCAAACTCTATGGCGAATCGCGTGGACGGGCCGCCGAGTACTTCGGACCCGCGGGCCTCGCCAATGACCGCTGGGTGTGGACGAACAGTGTGCCGCAGCGCTCCGCCCAATGGCTGGCGCAGCAGACCCCACAGTTCCGCGCGTATCTGGAAGCCTTCGCCAAGGGCATCAACGACTACGCCGCGCGCCATCCCGAGGCGCTCTCGGCCGAGGCGAAGCGCGTGCTGCCGGTGACGGCGCTCGACCCGCTGGAACACGTCCATCGCATCGTCCACTTCACCTATATGGGCTCGCCGCGCCTCGCGCAGGCCATCACCCCGCAGGAGACAGCCGCCAACTTCCTCGACACTCCGGAAGCCGTCGGCTCCAACGGCTGGGCCATCGCCCCAAAGCACACCGCCGCCGGCCATGCCCTGCTGCTGGGCAATCCGCACCTGCCGTGGGGCGACTGGAGCACCTACTACGAGATCCACCTCACGGCGCCGGGCATCGACCTCTACGGAGCGAGCCAGGTAGGCTTCCCCGTGCTCCGCTTCATGTTCAGCGACTACGTCGGCTTCAACCAGACCGTCAACTCGATTGACGCCGTGGACCTTTATGCCATCAAGGCCCAGGGCGACGGCTATCTGTTCGATGGCCAGGTGAAGCCGTTCCAGAAGAGCACCCATGCGCTCAAGGTCCGCCAGGCCGATGGAACCTTCCGGACCGAGACGCTGACGATCACCAGCACGGTTCACGGCCCCGTGATCCGGCAGGATCCGGCCGGTCCGGTGGCCCTGCGCGTCGCCGGGCTGGACCGCCCGTTCCTGCTGGAGCAGTACTGGCAGATGGCCACGGCGCACAACTTCGCCGAATATGAGAAGGCCCTCAAGCGCCTGCAGGTGCCTACGTTCAACATCCTCTACGCCGACCGCGACGGCCACATCGAATACCTGTTCAACGGCCTGCTGCCCAAACGCTCGACGGGAGATCTGCGCTACTGGGCCGGCGTCGTTCCCGGCGATACCTCGGAGACGTTGTGGACCTCATACCACTCCTACGAAGAGCTGCCCAAGGTGATCGACCCGCCCTCCGGCTACGTCCACAATACGAACGATCCGCCGTGGAACGCGGCCTGGCCCGATTCGCTCGACCCCGCCAGATACCCGGCCTATACGGCGCCCAGAAACACCAGCTTCCGGGCCGAGCGCTCGCTCCATATGCTGAGCGAGGAACCCCGGTTCACGTTCGAGAAGTTCCTCGAGGCCAAGCACTCAACGCATGCCGAACTGGCCGACCGGATCCTGCCTGATCTGCTCGCGGCCGTGGAGCAGTACGGCACGGAGCGCGCCAAGCAAGCCGCCGCCGTGCTGGAGAAGTGGGACCGGGCCACGCAGCCGGAGAGCCGCGGAGCCGTCCTCTTCCATGCCTGGGCTACGCGATTCATGGGGCCGGCCATGGGGTCGCAGGCAGGCTTTGCCCTGCCGTACGATCTGAAATCGCCGTTGATCACGCCTTCGGGGTTGAAGGACCCGAAGAAGGCCGCCGCGCAGCTGGACGAGGCCGCGGCGGAGACTCTGAAGAACTTCGGTGCGCTCGACGTGCCGTGGGGCCAGGTGATGCGGATCCAGTGGGCCGGGGTGGATCAGCCGGCCAATGGAGGCTTCGGGAATCTCGGGATCTTCCGGGTGATTACGTTTGGGCCCCTACACGGAAAGACGCGCTCGCAGGTGCATGGGGAGACCTACGTCGCGGCCGTGGAGTTTACGAAACCGACGGCCCATGCCAAGGTGCTGATGTCGTATGGCAACTCGTCGCAACCGGGGAGCAAGCACCAGACCGACCAACTGCCCTACCTGGCGCGACAGGAACTGCGGACGGCCTGGCGGACGCGGAAGGAGATCGAGGCAAATCTGGAGAGCCGGGAGCGGTTTTAG